Proteins encoded by one window of Candidatus Tiamatella incendiivivens:
- a CDS encoding transcription elongation factor: MKFCPKCGSVMVVVRKEGKLYYQCTRCGYMEPVKKGESMKIVERADKKKKVVSTKSVAENTAIMRSREEIQQEIEEYYEQVLDQLADEY, from the coding sequence TTGAAGTTTTGCCCGAAGTGCGGCTCAGTAATGGTGGTTGTCAGGAAAGAAGGGAAGCTGTATTACCAGTGTACTAGATGTGGTTACATGGAGCCTGTGAAGAAGGGTGAGTCTATGAAGATTGTTGAGAGGGCTGATAAGAAAAAGAAGGTTGTTTCAACAAAGTCAGTAGCTGAGAACACGGCTATAATGAGGAGTAGAGAAGAGATTCAACAAGAGATAGAGGAGTATTATGAGCAGGTGCTTGACCAGTTAGCTGATGAATACTGA
- a CDS encoding replication factor C small subunit — protein MGEIIEEIIQSRKVKGEEVFEEANVSIYSLSKNGRIIPAKTSHIYRGKTNFIVKIELSSGRKIEVTLRHPLLVMNRYGRIDWKLPPGIDKDMKIAVPRTINISESIIEEKEVLLAELTGYILANGDVYINTMDNSSYVTFHNSGHTLRSRVKLLFQLIYGTDAREEFPIGRTLRIRVNKRNIVEDITGKSDVRGRKAGGAGIPPFVWKSKKTLAAFLRAYTDAGGTIDKTGVIINTSSKAVALDLLYAFNILGVIARLEEERTENNVYYNIIVPGEKQLNTFINNIGLIHPKKKPVIMSLLKNRETMDGVDTVYIPHSLRRVIPKLSKHLSRDLTKAEKRLLLEEERIGVETFNNLAAKIIPDLQRLLMDIEQRLEVLRNPLEPLTNQIIGELDTLKVSMGRRFRVFEYKNEQGIPRLNTVIKLINNLDSVNSLNKYRAVLDGSIRKYLSYEYVGRRLYPFGSSVKTMLKDNIRADRIRKLDQLRQVVYDGLLILYKEIAEALYDTNNILQLDVFWDDIKSIKTVEEETVVYDLTVPELGNFIGGYGPVILHNTTAAHALAHDLYGEDYRTYFLELNASDERGIDIIRSKVKEFARSRTPPGIPFRIVLLDEADNMTSDAQQALRRLMELYTVSTRFILIANYPSRIIDPIQSRCALFRFTPLSKEDVVSRLAYILENEGIEYDEDALESIFDISEGDMRKAINVLQAAASLGKVTVSMVYKVVGLAHPVEIREMVQTALKGDFDLARSKLRKLMIEYGLAGTDVLKQIHRELFGNKIQVPEEYRILIADYLGEIHFRVVEGSDDDIQLTAFIAWLSMLGRKLGE, from the coding sequence ATAGGAGAAATAATTGAGGAAATAATACAATCCAGGAAAGTTAAGGGGGAAGAGGTCTTTGAAGAGGCAAATGTGTCTATCTATTCTCTCAGTAAGAATGGGAGGATAATTCCAGCTAAAACATCTCATATCTATAGAGGAAAAACAAACTTTATAGTGAAAATAGAGCTTTCAAGTGGAAGAAAAATAGAAGTTACACTGAGACACCCTCTCTTGGTGATGAATAGGTATGGTAGGATAGATTGGAAGCTACCTCCCGGGATCGATAAAGATATGAAGATAGCGGTTCCTAGGACTATCAATATAAGTGAAAGCATCATAGAAGAAAAGGAAGTACTTTTAGCAGAATTAACAGGTTACATATTGGCTAACGGTGACGTATATATAAATACAATGGATAATAGCTCATATGTTACTTTCCATAATAGCGGCCACACCCTGCGCTCAAGAGTAAAATTATTGTTCCAGTTAATCTATGGAACAGATGCGAGGGAGGAATTTCCGATAGGAAGAACCCTTAGAATTAGGGTGAATAAGAGAAATATTGTGGAAGATATTACGGGGAAGAGCGATGTTCGTGGAAGAAAAGCCGGGGGAGCCGGGATTCCTCCATTTGTGTGGAAATCAAAGAAAACACTTGCGGCATTTTTACGTGCTTATACGGATGCAGGTGGAACTATTGATAAAACCGGTGTTATTATTAACACTTCGAGTAAAGCTGTGGCATTAGATCTGCTGTATGCATTTAATATATTAGGTGTAATTGCAAGGCTTGAAGAAGAAAGAACCGAAAATAACGTATATTACAATATAATCGTACCTGGAGAAAAACAGTTAAACACTTTTATAAACAACATAGGTCTTATACATCCAAAGAAGAAGCCAGTTATAATGAGTCTCTTGAAAAACCGTGAAACCATGGATGGTGTTGATACTGTTTACATCCCACATAGCTTGAGGAGAGTTATACCGAAACTAAGTAAGCATCTATCAAGGGATCTTACAAAAGCAGAAAAGAGGCTGCTCCTAGAAGAAGAAAGAATTGGAGTAGAAACATTCAATAATTTAGCAGCAAAAATCATCCCAGATCTTCAAAGATTATTAATGGATATAGAGCAGAGGCTAGAGGTACTAAGAAATCCGCTTGAACCCCTGACGAATCAAATCATAGGAGAACTCGACACACTAAAAGTTTCAATGGGAAGAAGATTCAGAGTGTTTGAGTATAAGAATGAGCAAGGGATACCGCGTTTAAATACAGTAATTAAGCTGATCAATAATCTTGACTCTGTCAATTCGTTGAATAAGTACAGGGCCGTTTTAGACGGCTCCATTCGAAAATATCTAAGCTATGAGTATGTAGGGAGACGGCTCTATCCGTTTGGTTCATCGGTAAAAACCATGTTAAAAGATAACATCAGAGCAGATAGGATTAGGAAATTAGACCAACTAAGACAAGTTGTTTACGATGGGCTTCTTATACTGTACAAAGAAATAGCAGAAGCACTCTATGATACTAATAATATTTTACAGCTCGATGTATTCTGGGATGATATTAAATCAATTAAAACCGTCGAAGAAGAAACCGTAGTGTATGATTTAACTGTGCCAGAGCTAGGGAATTTCATTGGAGGTTATGGACCAGTAATATTGCATAATACAACAGCGGCACATGCGCTTGCCCATGATCTATATGGGGAAGATTATAGGACTTATTTCTTGGAGTTGAATGCATCGGATGAGAGGGGAATTGATATTATTAGAAGCAAGGTTAAGGAGTTTGCGAGGAGTAGGACACCGCCAGGGATACCGTTTAGGATAGTTTTATTGGATGAAGCTGATAATATGACTAGTGATGCACAACAGGCTCTGAGAAGGCTTATGGAGCTTTATACGGTTTCGACTAGGTTTATACTCATAGCGAACTATCCTTCCAGGATTATTGACCCTATTCAGAGTCGCTGCGCGTTGTTCAGGTTTACACCGCTTAGCAAGGAAGATGTGGTTTCCAGGCTTGCATATATATTGGAGAATGAGGGTATAGAGTATGATGAAGATGCATTAGAAAGTATATTCGACATATCAGAGGGGGACATGAGGAAGGCTATAAATGTGCTTCAAGCAGCTGCTTCTCTTGGGAAGGTAACGGTTTCAATGGTTTACAAAGTAGTTGGCCTTGCCCATCCTGTTGAAATAAGAGAGATGGTTCAAACAGCTCTGAAGGGAGACTTCGACCTTGCCAGGTCGAAGCTTAGGAAGCTTATGATAGAATACGGGTTGGCAGGTACTGACGTCTTGAAGCAAATTCACCGGGAGTTGTTTGGAAATAAAATACAGGTACCTGAGGAATACAGGATACTAATAGCTGACTATCTGGGAGAGATTCATTTCAGGGTAGTCGAGGGATCAGATGACGATATTCAGCTCACAGCATTCATAGCATGGTTGTCTATGCTAGGGCGTAAATTGGGGGAGTAA
- a CDS encoding AAA family ATPase, with the protein MRLFKDYMVFTESYIPPNLVNREEKLSRLVDFYRYMTESPGEFSRIAVIYGTVRGRSGIGKTTLAKLTAKRISELAARNGYRIRPVYVNVYSMTGVNQILTSIINQLGIKGIKPRGSSPIELMKAILDDTLSKDYYVMLTIDEIQSILKRRGFNEEQLIYLFFRYTEIFEGVVDAYRIYPLLVVFDMIEWGKMPGQLRSMVGLEVGLQPYKSYELYDILYDRIERGLVDPVMFPPALVEMITDYLGYDKSGEGNARTAINVARQAVEATETKGDDLIREEYVREALSMVGTFKISEYSVESLGLHQKILLYALSLLSLKTEGDWITMGVLEEEYKTVCEWLNEKPRVHSQLFEYIKELSFKGLLQTSLSGKGMRGRTTLIRISPDIPVSPLKMLLEKELHLV; encoded by the coding sequence TTGAGGCTCTTTAAGGACTACATGGTCTTCACAGAATCATACATACCGCCAAACCTTGTGAATAGGGAGGAGAAGCTCAGCAGGTTAGTTGACTTCTATAGGTACATGACTGAGTCTCCCGGAGAATTCTCTCGAATAGCTGTAATATATGGTACAGTGCGAGGCAGATCAGGTATAGGAAAAACTACTCTGGCAAAATTAACTGCTAAAAGAATATCGGAGTTAGCTGCTAGGAACGGGTATAGGATAAGACCAGTGTATGTCAACGTTTATTCTATGACTGGTGTGAATCAGATACTAACTTCTATAATAAACCAACTGGGCATTAAAGGAATCAAACCCAGGGGCAGTAGTCCCATTGAACTAATGAAGGCCATTCTAGACGATACGTTGAGCAAGGATTACTATGTAATGCTGACAATAGATGAGATACAGTCTATACTCAAAAGAAGAGGCTTCAATGAAGAGCAATTGATATACTTATTCTTTAGATACACGGAAATCTTTGAAGGTGTAGTGGATGCGTATAGGATTTATCCCCTACTAGTTGTTTTCGACATGATCGAATGGGGTAAAATGCCTGGGCAACTCAGGTCAATGGTTGGCTTAGAAGTAGGCTTACAGCCTTACAAATCATATGAGCTGTATGACATATTATATGATAGAATTGAGAGAGGCTTAGTGGACCCTGTTATGTTCCCTCCAGCACTAGTAGAGATGATCACAGACTACTTGGGATACGATAAAAGCGGGGAAGGTAACGCTAGGACAGCGATTAACGTCGCACGCCAGGCTGTTGAAGCAACCGAAACCAAAGGAGACGACTTGATTAGAGAGGAATATGTTAGAGAAGCCTTGTCCATGGTGGGGACATTCAAGATCTCGGAATACAGTGTGGAGAGCTTGGGATTGCACCAGAAAATACTGCTCTACGCTCTCTCACTCCTAAGCCTCAAGACGGAGGGTGACTGGATTACTATGGGCGTATTAGAAGAGGAGTACAAAACAGTATGTGAATGGTTGAATGAGAAGCCAAGGGTTCACAGCCAGTTATTCGAGTATATCAAGGAACTATCATTCAAAGGCCTACTACAAACAAGCCTTTCGGGGAAAGGCATGAGGGGGAGGACAACGCTTATCAGGATATCACCAGATATCCCTGTTAGTCCTCTTAAGATGCTACTAGAAAAAGAGTTACACCTGGTTTGA
- a CDS encoding minichromosome maintenance protein MCM: MTIEVELAGREAYIDFLRNFRDRSGALKYMERIRRMINLRQKSLIIDYLDLYTYKLDLAMELVENPQKSLKDVAAAIREIVLVEDPEYAEKAGEFYPRIRGLPETTPIRSIKADYIGRLVQVEGIVTRVTPIKEKMIKAAYRHVIQDPNCDGELFYYPEEGEIEDRLERPLICPRCGRSGGKFDLVRERSVFVDWQKISVQEKPEETPGGQLPRSIQVRLTRDLVDIARPGDRVTIVGTVRLSHDTQSKPYFTPFIEAISVSVSQKMLEEVVITREDEEKIRELASDPWIVQKIVLSIAPSLYGMWSEKESIAYLLFGGVPKFTPDGTRIRGDIHVLLVGDPGTGKSQILQSAVKLAPRGIYTSGKGSTAAGLTAAVLRDTTTGEWYLEAGALVIADGGIAAIDEIDKMREEDRSAIHEAMEQQTVSIAKAGIVASLNSRTSVLAAGNPKFGRYDETLSIPENLNLPPPIVSRFDLIWLLKDKPNEKKDRALAEYVLNVHSDVDKFSPPVNPDLLKKYISYARRYVKPRISREAAKLIEEFYVNMRKKALEFEKTGEMGGTPPIPITTRQLEALIRLTEAHARLKLKQVADDEDAAAAIRLMDEFLHNINLDVETGLPDIDSLTTGRTRRKREIIKMVTRIIKELSSASEKKCALIDDIYQRARTRDIGDEEVREVLRLLSSEGSVFFKTEGGKRCYSLVE, from the coding sequence TTGACTATAGAGGTTGAGTTGGCTGGGAGAGAGGCGTATATAGACTTCCTGAGGAACTTCAGGGATAGAAGCGGTGCTCTGAAATATATGGAGAGAATAAGGAGAATGATTAACCTCAGGCAGAAAAGCCTTATCATAGACTATCTAGACCTCTATACATACAAACTAGACCTTGCAATGGAATTAGTCGAGAATCCGCAGAAGAGCTTAAAGGATGTTGCTGCAGCTATACGGGAAATAGTGTTAGTAGAGGATCCTGAATACGCTGAGAAGGCGGGTGAATTCTATCCTAGAATAAGGGGCCTACCGGAAACAACTCCAATTAGAAGCATCAAAGCCGATTACATTGGTAGACTAGTTCAAGTGGAGGGAATCGTGACGAGAGTCACGCCGATAAAAGAGAAAATGATCAAAGCTGCATACAGGCACGTGATCCAGGACCCTAATTGTGATGGGGAACTCTTCTACTATCCGGAGGAAGGCGAGATAGAGGACAGACTGGAAAGACCGCTCATATGCCCTAGATGCGGCAGGTCCGGCGGGAAATTCGATCTGGTCAGGGAGAGATCAGTCTTTGTTGACTGGCAGAAAATAAGTGTCCAAGAAAAACCGGAGGAAACTCCAGGGGGACAGCTTCCAAGAAGCATTCAAGTAAGGCTAACTCGTGATCTAGTCGATATAGCCAGGCCGGGGGATAGAGTCACAATCGTAGGAACCGTACGCTTAAGCCATGACACGCAGTCTAAACCCTATTTCACACCCTTCATAGAAGCAATATCCGTGAGTGTATCGCAGAAAATGCTGGAAGAGGTAGTGATAACTAGGGAAGACGAGGAGAAAATAAGGGAACTAGCGAGTGACCCATGGATAGTTCAGAAGATCGTTCTAAGCATAGCACCTAGCTTATACGGAATGTGGAGTGAGAAAGAATCCATAGCATACCTCCTATTCGGTGGGGTACCAAAATTCACTCCAGATGGGACAAGGATTAGAGGCGATATACACGTACTACTTGTAGGAGATCCTGGTACAGGTAAATCGCAAATCCTGCAAAGCGCAGTCAAGCTAGCCCCTAGAGGAATATATACTAGCGGTAAAGGATCGACGGCAGCTGGATTGACGGCTGCAGTTCTAAGAGACACGACAACAGGGGAATGGTATCTAGAGGCAGGAGCGCTTGTAATAGCGGATGGAGGAATAGCTGCTATAGACGAGATAGATAAAATGAGGGAAGAGGATAGGAGTGCGATACATGAAGCAATGGAGCAACAGACGGTTAGCATAGCAAAAGCCGGTATAGTCGCTAGCCTGAATAGTAGGACGAGCGTGTTAGCAGCCGGCAACCCTAAGTTCGGAAGATACGATGAGACATTGTCGATACCGGAAAACCTCAACTTACCGCCTCCTATAGTTTCCAGGTTTGATCTAATTTGGCTTCTAAAGGATAAACCCAACGAGAAGAAAGACAGGGCACTTGCAGAGTATGTACTAAATGTTCACAGTGATGTTGACAAGTTTTCACCTCCAGTAAACCCTGACCTACTCAAGAAATACATAAGCTATGCAAGGCGCTATGTCAAGCCTAGGATATCGAGGGAGGCAGCTAAGCTCATAGAGGAGTTCTATGTTAATATGAGGAAGAAAGCCCTGGAATTCGAGAAAACAGGTGAAATGGGTGGAACACCGCCTATACCCATAACAACCAGGCAGCTCGAAGCTCTTATCAGGCTTACTGAGGCTCATGCAAGGCTGAAACTGAAGCAAGTAGCCGACGATGAAGACGCGGCGGCTGCTATCAGGCTTATGGACGAGTTCCTTCACAACATCAATCTTGATGTTGAGACAGGTTTACCTGATATTGATTCTTTGACGACTGGTAGGACGAGGAGGAAGAGGGAGATTATTAAGATGGTTACAAGGATAATAAAGGAGCTGAGTTCAGCTAGCGAGAAGAAGTGTGCTTTAATTGATGATATTTACCAGAGGGCTAGGACTAGGGATATAGGTGACGAGGAGGTGAGAGAAGTTCTAAGACTCCTGAGCTCGGAGGGCTCAGTGTTCTTCAAGACTGAGGGAGGTAAGAGGTGTTATAGCCTCGTAGAATAG
- a CDS encoding endonuclease NucS, producing the protein MESKGYTIEDTNLRIERNGREIGEVDILARDGKGGCWAVEVKSGYADINGVRQAYVNSRITGCKPLLVARSYSNDEVLELAEQLGVELVFLDDMFTVDPIELKVFMEESVETVFTDYISLRNCIREITPKAEFYLRLLASGQRKLNYEYTDKLLEEMPCLRKYMKDRRVSGIIARYIIDMLNCSQVK; encoded by the coding sequence TTGGAGTCGAAAGGCTACACTATAGAAGACACGAATCTAAGAATAGAGAGAAACGGTAGGGAAATAGGGGAAGTAGACATACTGGCGAGGGATGGGAAAGGAGGTTGCTGGGCTGTAGAAGTAAAATCCGGCTATGCCGATATTAACGGTGTCAGGCAAGCATACGTCAACTCGAGAATAACCGGTTGTAAACCACTCTTAGTTGCTAGAAGCTATTCCAACGATGAAGTACTAGAACTAGCGGAACAATTGGGTGTCGAACTAGTATTCCTAGATGACATGTTCACTGTAGATCCTATTGAGCTGAAAGTCTTCATGGAAGAATCTGTGGAAACGGTATTCACAGACTATATCTCATTAAGGAACTGCATCCGTGAAATAACACCCAAAGCCGAGTTCTATCTAAGACTCCTAGCATCTGGCCAGAGGAAATTAAACTACGAATACACTGATAAACTCCTAGAGGAAATGCCTTGCCTAAGGAAATACATGAAGGACAGAAGGGTTTCAGGTATTATAGCAAGATATATAATCGATATGCTAAATTGCTCACAGGTTAAATAG
- a CDS encoding replication factor C large subunit, with protein sequence MAKRIPWIIKYRPRRVEEVINQDQAKKVLIPWIDEWAEGRIPPKRGVLLWGPPGVGKTSLVEALARSYDFEVVELNASDFRRKQDVERIVGAAATRRSLFKKGYIILLDEVDGIAGREDYGGVEAINRIIEYTRNPIVMTANNPWQDKLRPLRDKVLLIQFKPLGKRDIIRILKKICSIEKLECEDQALSYIADKAGGDLRAAINDLQNVGEGYGKATLDLVAALVRERYKSIDIFKTLMRIFYARYAWVAKNAVTSSEEDYETVMAWINDNMSRKFGDPRDLYRGFDSLSRADIMLSRAKFKVFWELLSYVFDYIGPGVAFARKYGPLKKDRFGYPDKIKLMGRSKEARERRENLARLIGHRVLESRRRVKSEVLPYLTVIFRYSQDPSIPARLALGLELEDKMVDFLAGSRSREIKEVMESLRYSKEASKEAVQTLTTEKASTSRRRSSKKRKSGKDAKFKPLF encoded by the coding sequence GTGGCTAAAAGAATTCCCTGGATCATCAAGTATCGCCCGCGTAGGGTTGAAGAGGTAATTAACCAAGACCAGGCTAAGAAAGTTCTTATCCCATGGATCGATGAATGGGCTGAAGGCCGTATACCGCCCAAGAGAGGAGTGCTCCTATGGGGACCGCCCGGTGTCGGTAAAACCAGTCTCGTTGAAGCACTAGCTAGGAGTTATGATTTCGAAGTAGTCGAGCTGAATGCTAGTGATTTCAGGAGGAAACAGGATGTGGAAAGAATAGTGGGGGCAGCAGCAACTAGGAGAAGCCTGTTCAAGAAGGGGTATATTATACTCCTAGATGAGGTTGATGGTATAGCCGGTAGAGAGGATTACGGTGGGGTTGAAGCTATAAACAGGATTATCGAATATACTAGGAACCCCATAGTTATGACTGCAAATAATCCTTGGCAGGATAAGCTTAGACCGCTTCGTGATAAAGTCCTATTGATACAGTTCAAACCACTCGGTAAGAGGGATATAATCAGGATTCTGAAAAAGATCTGTAGTATAGAGAAATTAGAGTGTGAAGATCAGGCATTATCATATATAGCTGATAAGGCTGGAGGAGATCTGAGAGCAGCTATAAATGACCTGCAAAACGTTGGAGAAGGGTATGGGAAAGCTACATTAGATCTTGTAGCTGCACTTGTTAGGGAGAGATACAAGAGTATAGACATCTTCAAGACATTGATGAGAATATTCTATGCTAGATACGCTTGGGTAGCGAAGAACGCTGTTACGAGCAGTGAAGAGGATTATGAGACCGTTATGGCTTGGATTAATGATAACATGTCGCGTAAATTCGGTGATCCGCGAGATCTTTATAGAGGGTTTGACTCTCTATCAAGGGCTGACATCATGCTTTCTCGAGCCAAGTTCAAAGTATTCTGGGAACTCCTCTCATACGTATTCGACTATATAGGCCCGGGTGTCGCTTTCGCAAGAAAGTATGGACCGCTTAAAAAAGACAGGTTTGGATACCCTGATAAGATAAAGTTGATGGGTAGGAGTAAGGAAGCTAGAGAGAGGAGGGAAAACCTGGCTAGGCTGATAGGTCACCGGGTTCTTGAGTCCAGGAGGAGGGTTAAGTCTGAAGTCCTGCCCTATCTTACCGTAATATTTAGGTATAGTCAAGACCCTAGTATACCTGCTAGGCTTGCTTTAGGCTTGGAGTTAGAGGATAAGATGGTTGACTTCCTAGCTGGAAGCCGTAGCCGTGAGATTAAGGAGGTAATGGAGTCACTGAGATATAGCAAGGAAGCTAGTAAGGAGGCCGTGCAAACTTTAACGACAGAGAAGGCTTCTACGAGTAGGAGAAGATCTAGTAAGAAAAGGAAATCAGGTAAGGATGCTAAATTCAAGCCTTTATTCTAG
- a CDS encoding ArsR family transcriptional regulator: MGIEDVLSSRGRIRIIKILLKYGATNINTLIRESGLTHKLVSKYISELKEENLIAERRYGRLRVIEINYQNPKISMLKMLLEE, encoded by the coding sequence ATGGGCATCGAAGACGTTCTCTCGAGCAGGGGAAGGATAAGGATTATTAAGATACTATTGAAGTATGGGGCGACAAACATAAACACGTTGATTAGGGAATCAGGGTTAACCCACAAACTCGTATCGAAATACATCTCTGAATTAAAGGAGGAAAACCTCATCGCAGAGAGGAGGTACGGACGGCTCAGGGTTATCGAAATTAACTATCAAAACCCGAAGATTTCCATGCTTAAAATGCTCCTCGAGGAATAA
- a CDS encoding nucleotidyltransferase family protein, with translation MVMAAILAGGYGKRLRPITETIPKPLVEVAGKPILEHQIEWLRNHGVTNIVLLVGYQKEKIIERIGSGNRLGIRATYVIEEEPRGTAGALKNAEHILKSEELFLVLNGDIITNLDPKPLMNKVREKKVYAALAAVPLRSPYGILDIEGDLIKKFIEKPYIPDYWINGGVYVMTPNVFDYLPELGDVERRGFPELAYEGALATVRYEGIFWKSIDTHKDIEEASKELSKL, from the coding sequence ATGGTTATGGCGGCTATTCTAGCCGGAGGATACGGTAAACGGCTCAGACCGATAACGGAAACCATACCTAAACCATTAGTAGAAGTAGCAGGCAAACCCATACTCGAACACCAAATTGAATGGCTTAGGAATCACGGAGTTACAAACATAGTTTTACTCGTCGGATATCAGAAGGAAAAAATAATTGAGAGAATAGGTAGTGGGAACAGGCTTGGAATAAGAGCTACCTATGTAATAGAGGAGGAACCCAGAGGTACAGCTGGCGCTTTAAAAAACGCTGAACACATCCTGAAATCGGAAGAACTATTCCTCGTACTAAACGGTGACATCATAACAAACCTAGACCCTAAACCTCTCATGAACAAGGTGAGAGAAAAGAAAGTATATGCAGCACTAGCAGCCGTCCCGCTTAGAAGCCCGTATGGAATACTCGACATTGAAGGCGATCTAATAAAGAAGTTCATAGAGAAACCATACATACCTGACTACTGGATTAATGGAGGAGTATATGTTATGACACCCAACGTATTCGACTACCTCCCAGAGCTGGGAGATGTTGAAAGACGCGGCTTCCCCGAATTAGCGTATGAAGGTGCCCTGGCCACAGTAAGGTATGAGGGAATCTTCTGGAAAAGCATAGATACCCATAAAGACATAGAAGAAGCAAGCAAGGAACTTAGTAAACTATAA
- the moaC gene encoding cyclic pyranopterin monophosphate synthase MoaC encodes MIDVTEKPEVYREATASGVIRLKPATVSKILKGEIEKGDVLTTARVAGLLAVKNTPQIIPHCHPIPYTGITVMFNVVGEDRIKATVRVRTTWKTGVEMDALTGVMASLLTIWDMVKKYEKDESGNYPETFIEQVRVEEKVKSRIKA; translated from the coding sequence ATGATAGATGTTACAGAGAAACCCGAAGTCTACAGGGAGGCTACTGCTTCCGGAGTAATCAGGCTGAAGCCTGCTACAGTCTCCAAAATACTTAAGGGGGAAATAGAAAAGGGAGACGTGCTCACTACAGCGAGAGTAGCAGGCCTACTAGCAGTTAAGAATACTCCTCAGATCATCCCGCATTGCCATCCCATACCCTATACAGGAATAACTGTAATGTTCAACGTGGTAGGAGAGGATAGGATTAAAGCTACAGTTAGAGTGAGAACAACATGGAAAACGGGTGTTGAAATGGATGCATTAACCGGCGTCATGGCTTCTCTACTCACTATATGGGACATGGTAAAGAAATACGAGAAAGACGAGTCAGGTAACTACCCCGAGACTTTCATAGAACAGGTCAGGGTGGAGGAGAAAGTCAAATCTAGAATAAAGGCTTGA
- a CDS encoding DNA replication complex GINS family protein, protein MTDIRDRLKLLEGDYELEPVRVLVLREAEIPAPSGVTVVQRGEELDLPRWQARKLRDSGIVEIKEAEIGSEEIARVHFTEVNSRGAIQLAQLPPRFYLKVREYIENLNRAIKENPSPSLFNDRANTEKLLADIVDRRLNKIVRLVVAGGDDSVLDKMTPEEKILYKTLLETLKTWREGIIGYLGR, encoded by the coding sequence ATGACTGATATTCGTGACAGGCTTAAACTGCTTGAAGGGGATTACGAGTTGGAGCCTGTTAGAGTTCTAGTACTGAGGGAGGCGGAAATACCGGCGCCTTCCGGGGTTACTGTAGTCCAGAGAGGCGAAGAACTAGATCTTCCCAGGTGGCAAGCAAGGAAGCTTCGGGATAGCGGTATAGTCGAGATAAAGGAAGCCGAGATCGGTTCTGAGGAGATCGCTCGAGTTCATTTTACAGAAGTCAACTCTAGAGGCGCGATTCAGTTAGCCCAGCTTCCCCCTAGGTTCTACTTGAAGGTTAGAGAATACATTGAGAACTTGAATAGAGCTATAAAAGAAAACCCTAGTCCCTCATTATTCAATGATAGAGCGAATACAGAGAAGCTTCTCGCGGATATTGTAGACAGGAGGCTTAACAAGATAGTGAGACTTGTTGTTGCAGGCGGTGACGATAGTGTGTTAGATAAGATGACTCCTGAGGAAAAGATATTGTATAAAACGCTTCTTGAAACTTTGAAGACTTGGCGTGAAGGAATCATAGGTTATCTAGGAAGGTGA